The window CAAATCACAGAGGGCCCAACCAAGGTTAGAGCAGAGAGCTAGAATCATCCAGTTTGTTCTTGCAGACTTTCTGCTGGTGGGATAGGTAGCTTACCACCTATCTgctattctcttctctcctggACCTTATTttccaaaggaaggaaaatatttccattcagcttttacaaatgagaaagcaagACTTTTTTTGGTGAACAggcaaactttttttcctttgttatcttATTACTCTCTCCTTTCTTAGAAGGATTAAATGTATTCTACTTGACTCCAGAGGGCAGAGCTAGAATAAATAGATGTAAATTACAAGAAACAAGTTTCTTTTGGTTAAGCAGGCAAACTTTCTACCACTTTATGgaataaaatgctatattttatgATACCTTCCTCATCactataagtattttatttataatactaTAAGTATTTAGTAGCCATATTTGTGACTTTTTTAGAGTTTAGGAGTTGGATAAATATAAATAGGAcagagaattggactagataacctctgAAAGTTCTTGAGGTTATAGGATTAAAGAATTAGTTCCAACCCATTCATTTTGTGGAAATTTATTTCCGTAATTAATTTTATAGACTTGTTGGGAATTtccataatataaaaatatggaaattccataaaattcatattccggaaactgaagtccaagaaCCTGAAATGCTTTGCTTAAGGTCACCcaggtaataaatggcagagttGATATTTGAACCTAAGTTTTCCAACTCTTAAGTCCCTATTTATGTCCACTGTAGCATGCTGCCTctctgattttgatttttcttctctcttcctggtATTCACTTGTCCCTGCTCTCTAGCCACTTAATACTCTCATATAGTTCTGTACTACCCAACATTCCCCATAATAAGCTTTTACCCAGGTACCCTTCCCCATCTTCCACTCCCTGCCATGTGTTTGATGCACCAAGAGTGCCTCTGCACAGAAACTCCTGTTCTTTTCCTGTTAGGAAGAGTAATCAGACTAAACTAATTTTCACTCAAGTATGAGTGACTGTGTAAGTAGGTGGGGCAGTGCTGGGAAGGGAAAGACAAGGAATAGTTTGGGTGCTagaaatattaaagtatataaatgCCAGTGGAGTGTGGTGGTTTAGAGCATATAACctagaatgaaatagaaaaatccatAATCCCTAGTTTTTTAAACCGTggttcatgaccctatttggaatcttgtaactgaatgttgGGAATCATGAAATTatcatttatcatcagtaaatataCATGTACCTATATAACCAGGATCATATAATAATTTCTTTCGTGAAAAGGGGTcctaagtggaaaaagtttaagaatccatGCTATCATCTACCTAGTTACAGCATCAGTGAGTAAAACATATGATGAGtctgaaaacagaaataaaatgaatctgGGGTAAGAATCTGAATATAATTCCTGTTCAGTCAGGAGCTGGACTCAGGGCCCTGATCCAATAAGTCTTTCTACTCTAAAATCAAATCTTGAATAGCCCAGAATTAACTCTTTCCCCCCATGAACTGATATTTTCTCCCAAGAACATTTTCATGTTAAAAGAGAATATGTATTATGCTCAATGATTGttttgttgatgattttaaaaaatttcttgttgacttaaaaaattaatttagatttaATGTTTATGGAGTGCATGAAATGAGAGGGAAGAAGTTTATGAACTAAACTAAAAGCTAAGATAAAGTTGTTTTCTACTGGATTGTAATGTCCTGGTAGATAGACTTtgcctctttatttctctctccagcACAGTGCTCTTTGCATTTTTAGATGTCAGTgcataagttttttatttttattgttttattggaaGGAGacttgtggattattttaattgGTATTTTGTTTTCTGCACTCAAgttctgggtattttttttttttttgtatgacttCTTACATTGTGATGATCAAGTTTTTCAACTTGTCTTGTTCTTCTAGGAGTCTCTATGATCTCCAAATTGTCTCTCTTCAGTTTTACTTTGAGATCAGTGTCTTTTTCTTCTAGAGAGATCATgtgttcttttaatatatttgctttttgattctcttttttttgtagATCATCCttcatttcagtctttttttttttttctttcctaatctcttattttctttttcacttcttgGAGAGATttaccacaatttttttttttttttgctattttttttctgctgtaCAAGCCATAAATTCTgccattttgttcttttctaagTTTATTCAAGATTCTGAGTTCCTTCTTGAACCATTCTGAAACATTGTGCTAAAGTTTCGTGTTCTATTGGGAATTCATAGGGTTTTTGCTTCATGGTTCAatttcctttgtttaaaaatatttagaagattttataatcctttgaaaGTTTTGGTAggcaaatctttttcttttagcaTCTTCTCTACTATTTCATCTCTTTggtttttaattgcattttcttcttaaaattttttgtgcTTTTAGCCTTCTTTTTGTCAATaactttctgatttttccccatttgatgaTATATTTACCTCTGGGGCTACACTACAAGGCTGCCTCAGCCTCCTCCCATGTGAAGAATTTGCTTTTCACTAGTTTTGATCTCTGCCCTTAGTATCTTCTGGAAGTCCAGAACTAGATATGTTTAGAATCAATACCACTTTCTTCCAGATCTTAATTCAGTAGCTGTTCCTTTTCAGTGCAGCCATGTACAGTGGCTTCTACCTTTATTCTTTACTTCCCTGCTTGTGCTGACTCAATCAGTACCTGATGTCTTTTGTGAAATTAGTGGAGTTTGGGTTGGATGTTCAGGACAGTCTTTTTATTAAATCCCAAGATTTGCTAACCTAGAGACCCCTGTAGTCAGCAAGAACCCTGATTTCCCTTCTTCTATACCGTTTTAGTCTCCTTCCCAGGCTTTGCTTATTTCATTGCATATTATAGTAGGTTTAGGTGTGCTAGCAAAGATTTTGCTTACAGGAAGCAAATTCCTGAGTGGGTCCAGAAGCAGAATCCATGTATTAGTTTGCATACCCAGTTATAGCAGAGAGACAGGTAAGGGAAAGCCATCAAATAGGGGTGTTATGGATTAGCATTCTacattgttagttttaaaaatttttttttcggATTTCTCCATTTCTGGTTCTGTGTTTAAGTTGTACTTAACCCTTTTACCTTAATgtctgagcctttttttttttttttttttgagagatagAGGGACTGAAGAAAATGTGTAGTCCTTTAACTTGTGGGTCAAAAGCTCCCAAAGCCCACACattataggtatttaataaattcctgaTGAATCTATAAAAATGGGTTATCTTAATTATGTTCAGATTCCTCCTTCAAGCCCACTCCCCTAAAGTAAAATGATAGATTGCAGTTCTATAACATATGTCCGATCCTTTTTtaatcccatttaaaattttctatttactttgtttACTTGTGCACAAGTTAGTCCTTATTTGAAACAAATCATTTAAGGTATCCTCCTACTTCTGTAACTACTTTAATAAGTCTATGTACTTGAGTATCCCCATACTTTTATGGCATGTTATCTTTTGAAGTCACTATATTAATGTATTAGTATTTGTCAGATGAATAAAAGATTTGGCTTTATGCTGCCATACAGGTACATGGTTGAAGTCTTCATTCACTAGATTAGATCCCAATACTTCCTTATCCTTCACTCATAGAAGACATTAGAATGATTGCAGGGTATGGCGTAACATGAAGAAAAAACTGATCAAACCGAACCTGTTTGTTTCCCTTTAATTGACTTGTATGGGTTTTGTTCATCCACCTGCCAAGAGAATTATCACAAATACTAAAAACAAGATGtcactttaaaataaagaacagaagaaaaataatgtatgATGATTAAAAAGGGAGCATAAACTTTTATTCATTTCCATACCcaaatctttattattatgaCTTTTAGTGAGAAGGTATGAGTAGTCATTTATGTCACCTACTTAGGAGTACCACGTAGGTCAGAAATAGAACATTTCCCCTAATTTGGAAGGAGGAGGTGGAATGAGGAGGTATAacaagtaaaatataagaaggaaaatggaatcTAGGCCACAGCTACACAATGCAATAATGAATTTAATCAATTCAAACAGGACAGTTgtgtaaaaaaaattagtcaattaTATTGTTTGACTAAATTCTTTGAGCAAacacaataaaaatcattaataataatggtgaagATATGCATAGGTTTGTCCATTATCATAATCTGATTTCTGTTATTTCTAATTTAAGGATACAGATTTTTTTGGTCTTGATGAATATTGATTCTCTTACATTAAATATATCTTTAGAACATAAGCCTGCTTTACTGAATTAGGGGGAGCAACTAATTTCTGAAGGGGcaactatctttgtattttcctttgttaTGAATACACTTAATCGTATGTGCTTTTAATAGCTAAGTAcaacagcattttttttctatagtatTTAGGACTGTAACACTACATCAATCAAGTAACTCACTCTGGAGAACAcaacatttgttttaaaagtgGAGAAACAAACATAATGTTGTCAACCTTGACAGTGCTTTAATTAAGTGATTTCATTTCCCCCTTTCAACATCTGTTCCCACATTTAGATGTTGACATACTAAACTAGTCAAATAGGGAAGAATTGCTTGGCTCATAACTTTAAatttataacaaattattttgttaGTAATTTATTATAAGGAAAGTGATGAATTCTTATTGGTAGAAAAGAGAAGGctcctctgggggaaaaaaaattaaaagaaagatggTGTGGTGAAAAGGTAGGGATGGGAAAAGGTAGAAGATAGCCAGGCTGAGTTTAAATTGGACTCCATAAATAAGAGAGAATAACCCACTTTACTTTAAGGAATAGGACagggaatatgtttaaaaaaataaaaaaaggaaagcctTGTCCTAAGAAAGCTCTGTCCTTCTTCCCTTTACAAGTTATAACCTATGCATTTTTGTAGTGCTGACAATCAAATCTATTCCCTTCTGTGAAGacataacataaaaacaaaagactgaCTTTTAAGATTTTGCTTCTGTCTTAGCACAATATCCTTTTTCGTGAAAGCAGGGGAAATGTTTAAACCTGTTGGGTGTACAAACTTTACTAATATTAATCCAAGATATATTGTCATGAAAAAGCAGATTCTAGAGATCAGGGGCAATATAAATTGATCATAAAGAATGTTTAATATGACCTATTCTGAAAGAACTTAAATGTTCTTAAATAACTATCTTATTTATTTCTGTTggtatcatttccctttttggttccgatctatgatttcactggtgtagGGTAAGGAAACCATTTCTACAAATACAGATCAACCACTGGTCTTCACTTTGGAGTCTTAAAGTAGAGGTTCTTAACTTAGGCTATGTATATTTGTtgtgtacatatgcacacacatatatgtacccatatacacagatatacatataatattccaCATAtgtataattacattttaatatttttggtttCCATTATAATATTATGTTTTATCTTATGTACTTAAAAGCACCATTCTGAGGGAAATAACAATAGGGTTTCACCAAACTggcaaaggggtccatgacaccaATAAACTGAAGAACCCCCTGTTTGCATTTTAGAGAATTGTTTGAAAGAGTTAAGAGACTAAATAGTCTAAAAAGAgtcacaaagtactttacatttgtGCTTGAATAAAACCTTGATTAAGTAGAATCCAGTTGATCACTATCCTAAAGTACTGGTAGCTCCCTCCCCAACTCCTTCTCCCAGCCAAACAGTATATTTAactatgaagagaaaaaaaaaaaggcaagaaaaaaaagtaggcgTCAGGGATCAAAAACCTTTGGGGGAgaagctagatggcgcagtggataaagtaaaagccctgaagtcaggaggacctgagtttaaatctggcgtCAAatacctaacacttcctagctgtgtgaccctgggtaagtcacttaaccccaattgcctcagcaatcaatcaatcaatcaaacttTTAAGATATTATCTCAGTGCTGGTAATTTTTTAGACAGCCTTCTGAATTTGCCGACATAGTGATAGAAATGACTCAACTATTTTAAGATCCTTAATTATTCCAAATATTGTTAGTAAGAGGCAACTTTCCATAGTGGAGAGTGTTAGACTTAGGAACTGGCAAGATCTTAGTCATGTCATGAATAAAAATCCCCAAGAGGCActgtttctgggtaattaataatcaacttATTAATTAAGCTAGCCAGcaatcaataaattaatgatTAGAGAGTTCTCTCAGTAACCAATCTAAGAAAGACCCTTGAAATCCCTTCTGAAGAGGGACTCCCCTGGCAAGTAAAGTTCAATCCTGATTGGTGAAATTTAATGAGGAGGTGGGCTAAAAGTTTTCAGCTCCTCCTGAGAATGAGGCTTGATCATAAAATTCAGCAGCTGCAAGACATTTCCATCATGACCTGTCTGgctgtttttcttcttcatgaaCTGGGTTGCCCTTAAGGCAACTCTTAACTGATGGTCAACTCTTAATTGATGGTGATCAAAGACAGGGGATTCTTCCTTCAGGCAAAAGCTCATACAGACTGGATTCTGTTTATACtttgaaaagaaattagatttccCAATTGGGTGGGATTCCATCCAATCTAATGAATGAGCATGTGCCTTGAAAGCTAGATGAAATCTGTCAGCCATGCCCTCAGCCATGGCTGACTGATCTTTTCAGAGATTAGATTATaacagaaatgaaaggaaatagggTAGATCAAAAATTAGTAGTTATTTAAATAATTCCTCTAGGCCTGTTTGTTCTTATGTAAAAAAAGGCTGTGGGATTTGATGTCCTCTGAGGGCCCTTTTAAATCTGTTTCTATGATCTCATAATCCTTAACATAATGTACAAATTAAAGCAGGAAACAATACAGTAGGAAGAAttaataagaatagaacaaaaaaaggCCTTCAAGTCCTCATTTGACCTAATGAGCATTTAGATCAAATAAGTGTTGACTAAAGTCTCACTATCTAGTATTTAAACATCAAGGTCGGCTTAGAAAGACAAGATAACTGCCAAAAATTGTgaaaattcaattattatttttccatgtaaatagtatatcttatttttccagttacatgtaaagatagttttcaatattcatttttaattgacTTTGAGATCCAAATttgtttcccttccccttccccaagatgagtcaatctgatataagttatacatatacaacaatcatgttaaacatatttccacattagtcattttgtggaaaaaaaaaaaaaacagaacaaaaggttaaaaatcatgaaaaaaaaaatgaaaatatgctttgatctgcatccaGATTCCATGCCATCATCACTTGGGCAAAGGGCATCCAGTTTAGTGATTTTGGGGgtatatagttctaaattgctttccagaatggcttaaaccaattcacagctccatcaacaaagCCTGTCTTCTTCAAGCCCCTCCAACAatgaacattttttccttttttgttatttttgttaacaATGATTgtgaattacccatgcatataacttgtaaataaaaagctatttaaaaaaatgattgtgaAGTAAAACTTTAGAATTGCTTTGACTTCGATGCATTTTCAAATGGTTGTTGATAGATTGGAGTTTTTactctgaaaattgcctgtttacataaaaatattttggtgctagtaaagaaacagaatttgatCAACAACACATTATgatgtatacaatatataaagaaataaaagcacaGTAGCTTAGTGTTTGATAAGCCTAAAGATTCCAGCAATTAGGGCAAGAATTCACTTTTTGACTAAAACTGTGGGGAAAATTGTAAAGCAGCTTGGAAGAaactatatatagtttttatatttcaCACCACTTAACAAGAtttcataccatataccaagctCCAAATGGGTACAAGACTTGTTTAAGCAGTGGCATAAGTCAAAGTAGCATGATAAACAAATGTGAAGAGCAACAGGTAATGTTAGATGTATGAGTAGGGGACCAAAAAAGGTTAGAGAGAGGAGATAAAATTGATGATTTTAATTACATagaattagaacatttttaaCATCAAAACTCCCAGtgaagctaaaattagaagagagaatAATGGGAGAAAACTTCttgtagcaagtttctctgaaaaaggtctcatttaCAAGATGCATAGGTAAGAGATTTAAATTTGCATAAATAAGTCATTTCCATATTGATAAGAGGTCAGAGGATCTTTAGTcataagaaagatttttcttcaCACCCATCAGGTatgcaaagttgacaaaaaaggaaaaggacagatgttggaggggctgtgagAAAACAGGTACATTAGTGCATGGCTAGAACAGCAGAGAATTggtccaattattctggaaagcaatttggaattatgcctccAAAGCTATAAAACCCTTTGACCCAATGAAACCACTTATTAGATGCAaactatgtgtacaaaaatatttatagtagctacTTTTTATGTGATGGTAAAGAATCAGACAATGAAGAGGTAGCCATTAACTGGCAAAaggttgaacaagttatgatttatgaatattatgaaatactactgaactgtaagaaatgacaatgaggatgatttcagagaaacctgggaaaacttgtaATGAAGTGatatagtgaagtgaacagaactaggaaaacaattcacaattccaaaagaatcatAATAAAACATCTTACCTACCTTCTGAGAATGAATGATGGACAGAGTCCAagatgagcctttttttttttttctggtcatagaaaatgggatttttttcattttgttatatgtatttgtaggaggttttctttttcttgctttctcagaagagagtgggagggagaaaaggctgatcttcatttgaaatttgttcttAATGACTATTTTCTTTGTTCAAAATAGTGAATAATCATACTCTGGCTGAGAAAAAATGATGGTTTAGGCTTTAAACAAATCCTATCCTGAAGCATCTATTTTGAAGGCTCAggatcagttatttttcaaaaagaaaaaaatacatatacaatgaTGCAAACAGaataaccataaaaaaaaaaaaaacctgaaaaaggaGCATTGTAAAATTATAACAAACAAGCTTGACCTCAGAGATAGATATGAGAGGATActttcctttaattttgtttttcagcacTTAGATATGTATGGAACgtataaaatttcaatttcttttgatgaattggtcaattttgctgaaattttttccccttttcttcctttcctaaaaTTCTGTTGTATGGCATGACTCACTGGGAGGGAGGAGTAGAAATATGGGGAAAATCTaagcaatgtaaaaacaaaagatactatGGGAGCATtttaaacaaaagatatcaattttttaaagtcaatttaaaacaaaagatacattagtatcaatattatttatttagacaTTTAGTAGTTTTCCATAAAATCTATAGTCTAAATTTCTAGCTGTCATAAAATATCAAGGAATGAATTGTCTACATTTGAATGTAATTCAGGGATAGATTCTGCAATCCTGGATTAACAAtgttttcatatttaccattaaagctagtaagtgttttgGATTATTTTCCTAGGCATCCACTGGCCACCTTTTTCCACCTATTTTTCCGAGTGAGTGCTATCATTACCTACTTGTTCTGTGACTGGTTCAGCAAAAGCTTTGTTGCCTGTTTTGTCactattcttcttcttctgtccTTTGACTTTTGGTCTGTCAAGGTAAGACAAATCTTGCACCAGCAATGGATTTGTTTCCAATAATTTTATAATCCTTATTGGCAGATTGTGACTTTTTGATCAAtttgagtatttaaaaaatacaatttggaCAAAGATATAGATTATTACACCTGAGATTTCACTGAAAAAGGGAATGGTAGGATGAGGAAACACCTTTTATCAATGTGGGGTGGTTAGAGAGCTGCCTAGGGTgctgaaattaagtgacttgcctcaggtCCCACAGTGTGTGCCAGATCCCAAGCCTTCCCTAGGTTCAGCCCTCTAAAAAGTATTACTTTGGTCAAATTAACTATTTAAGGATATGGAAACATTGTTACTGAAAGCTGGTGGAAAAGTTACAGCATTTACTTCTTTACTGATGGCAACAAATAAAAGTATCTATCTTATTTATGAACTTTAGCTCAGATGGCAATTTTGTTATCTATCAGATTCTGGGTGATTCTATGTCTCTCCTATTTTAGAAGTTATTTCTGCAATAATAGATGGGTCAGACTttatcacctttaaaaaaaaaaaaacaaaatcaggtATCACTAAaactaatttaaagaaaatagcaTGTTTGaacctcccttcttttcctgttcCCATGACAgttattaatatacatgactTACATTTTACCTGCCATTAAAAGGGGTTACTCTTTCTGTGTGGTATGTTTGTAATAACATAGTGAGTTAAAGGAAAATTGCATCTTATAGTTAATTTGTCCGTTTTCATTAGAATGTGACAGGAAGACTCATGGTTGGCTTACGCTGGTGGAACCAGATAGATGAAGATGGAAAAAGTCATTGGATTTTTGAAGCTAAAAAGGTATTAAGAATTGAGTTAAGGAGAAactaaaaattgttaaatttttatattgGTTTGTTCCAGGATTTGTACCTGTCTTGATTCCTGCCCTGCACAAGATGTATCCCTACTGCCTCTTTTCTGGTACATGCATATTGTGAACAGTACAAGTAAAATCAATATAAACCACAGCATATCACATTTTAACTCAAACCACTTTCTCTTAACAGGTGTCTTTAAATAATTCAACTGGAACAGAAGCTGAAGCTAGAATTTTCTGGCTTGGTCTAATTATCTGTCCATTGATCTGGACTGTATTCTTCTTTAGCACCTTATTCTCCCTGAAGCTTAAGTGGCTAGTAAGTCATTACCATCTTCACTCAAAGCTTTTGTTATCTTCTTAAATCAAGTAGTCACAGGAGTTGTGGGGTTCTGAAATACCATTTTAAAGCTGCATCCTGCCTCTATTTGCATCCTGCCAATTATTTGCATAAACCAAATtacttaaattatatttaaagatgaACTTATTTACTGCGAAGATCGGGTTTATCCaatgatgaaacaaaatattaatagtatAACCAAATCACATTTCAtagttttcttaaaaagaaaatgaaaatagattaaaatcaGATCAAGGTGGTTGATGTGAAAAAAAccttaggatttttttaaaaataaaaatactttttttcttttttcctgacaGGCACTTGTGATTGCTGGCATCTGCCTCCAAACTGCTAATTTATATGGATACATCCACTGTAAAATAGGAGGACA of the Sarcophilus harrisii chromosome 1, mSarHar1.11, whole genome shotgun sequence genome contains:
- the TVP23A gene encoding Golgi apparatus membrane protein TVP23 homolog A, coding for MKQSLVDDTEDVSLDFGNEEELALRKAKIRHPLATFFHLFFRVSAIITYLFCDWFSKSFVACFVTILLLLSFDFWSVKNVTGRLMVGLRWWNQIDEDGKSHWIFEAKKVSLNNSTGTEAEARIFWLGLIICPLIWTVFFFSTLFSLKLKWLALVIAGICLQTANLYGYIHCKIGGQKSITKVTSRFLSQAVFQRECQDEFQKPGPTNIK